The window GGCAGccgagcctcgacggcccacGTCGAGAAGCTCCGCCAGGACATTCGCGACTTCAAGGCCGGCAACGATCTCGACAAGGTCATCGTCATGTGGACCGCCAACACGGAGCGATACGCCGACATCGTTCCCGGCGTCAACGACACGGCCGACAACTTGCTCGCGTCGATTGACCGAGGTCACGACGAggtctcgccctcgaccgtcttcgccgtcgcctgcatCCTCGAGAAGACGCCCTTCATCAACGGCTCCCCCCAGAACACGTTCGTTcccggcgccctcgagctcgccgaaaGGCACGACTCcttcatcggcggcgacgacttcAAGTCGGGCCAGACCAAGATGAAgtcggccctcgtcgacttccTCATCAACGCCGGCATCAAGCTGACGTCGATTGCGAGCTACAATCACCTCGGCAATAACGACGGGAAGAACCTGAGCTCGCAGAAGCAGTTCCGCTCCAAGGAGATCTCCAAGTccaacgtcgtcgacgacatggtcGAGGCGAACACGGTGCTCTACAAGAAGGGCGAGCACCCGGACCACTGCGTCGTcatcaagtacatgcccgccgtcgccgacaacaAGCGCGCGCTGGACGAGTACTACGCCGAGatcttcctcggcggccaccAGACCATCTCGTACGTCGCGATCCCTTGCCCTTTCTGTCGTCGCCTCCCTCTCCCACCCTATCCCCtccgccccctcccccacgCGATACCCCGACTGACCAAGCTAGCCTCTTCAACATCTGCGAGGACTCCCTGCTGGCCTCTCCTCTCAtcatcgacctcgtcatcctTGCCGAGATGATGACTCGTATCCAGTGGAAGTCttccggcgccgagggcggctaCAAGAACTTCCACAGCGTCCTGAGCGTCCTCAGCTACATGCTCAAGGCTCCCATGACCCCCCCGGGCACCCCCGTCGTCAACTCGCTTGCCAAGCAACGCGCCGCGCTGACCAACATCTTCCGCGCctgcgtcggcctcgagcccgaGTCGGACATGACGCTCGAGCACAAGCTTTTCTAGACGCCTCGCCTCGTTTGAGTCGTCGAGCACGTTGCATTCTTCGTTGATGGGAGGAGATCTCCGTCCGGTCCTTACCGCCACCGCCCAACGGCAAGAAAACAAGAAATAAAATAGGCAGAAACGGCACCTGCACTCGGACTTGACGAGGATAGAGTGGCTGAACCAAACATGCCCGTTTCTCCAACATGTCGTTTACATGTATGCAACGTGCCTGTTTGTGCCCGGACCTAGGcgcgtaggtgtacatgctGTCGAGGTTTTGGGCGAGGCGCTGGTGAGCGTGTGACGATGTGCCTCGTAGTAGAGTGGCCGAGTGCAGGCCGCACACGTGGTTCTGCCCGTGCTAGCCCGTCACTGTTTTATGCTTTCATTCATGACGACACCAGGAGCACAATCTTGACTCTGCAATGGCCAACCTGTGCGAGTTGTGCGCAATGTGTCGTGGAGAGTgggagatggatggatggcagCGGTGGCTGAACGGTGAGTAAAGTTGGAAGtatttgcaagtactccgtactcggcactacttacggagtacacaatACCTGTTTTCATTAGCACAAGTAAAACATATCATGCagtgtagttgtaagtacggagtacatttacAGGTAAACGTAAGAGTGCAAGTAGGGGTTCTCACCACTTACTTTTACACAGATGTAAgtgcttactccgtactccgtacagtgagCAGTAATAGTGAgcagtaattactctgtaatactctgtacctgGTGCAGTATTAgttacggagtgcttgcaattaacgtactccgtacggagtaccaggtaatacctagtaagtattacCAGGCACTGTCCTCACGTGCTCCgtagtgtaagtacagtaagtaataagtaagtactttttccgtacagtacggagcaagtacttccCTGCAGATGCGCAAGTATCAATTAGCGAGAGTGGCGGTGCCTCGCGCCACATCGAGTCGCGTCGGCGCGTCAAGCTCCCCACTCACTTTACCAACTTGCCTTCCGCAGACATACCATCCTCATACCTTGCCCAGTGCAAGCCTTGAGCATGTCATCTGCCATCATTTTTAGTCTTTCATGTTAAAATCGACATTTCATTTAGGCCATCTACGCCGTTGATCGCTGACGAGAATggcttcgtcgccatcgccctccCCCGCCTCGCGAGGCCCATCTCCCGAGCGATTGACCCCCCGATCCAAGATCAAAGCCCTGCTCGCGACGGTGGGAAGCagtgatgacgaggacgggctGGTATCGTTGGCTCGAAGGGAGGGAAGCAGCTCTCGCCGATGCACACCAAAAGCACATGCCCAGGATGATTCGGAGGAATCCGACGTCACCCTTCGGCCTAGAGGGAAGCTCGCGTCCCGAATGCGAAGGAACTCGGCAGCCAAAGATTCCAATTCCATGGAGCCTGCGGCCGAGAAAGCGGCAAGGCGTGTCGAAGAATTTCGGGAACGTGAGCAAGCGGAGGCCGAACCCGAGGCAAGCGGTGGTGAGGCGGCAGACattgacgatgacgacgacgaactaCCCGTCGCTCCTAGACGTTTGAAGCGACGGGCCACTCGGCAGTCCACACCAGGCGTCACGGAGAGGTCTGCCACTCGCTCTCCGAGTCCCGGACTCTTCGTTTCGTCTCCAGTGCGGCCTTGTCCGGAAACGAGCATCGAGCAGGGATCCGACTCCGACGCTGAACTGCCAGCCCTCAAGTCCGATCGCTTCAGGGCCCTTGTCGAACGCAAGAAACAAGAACGTCTGGCGCGTGAAGCAGCCGATGAAGCCCTGAAAGCCGAGAAACGAGCGCGACAGGAGAACCTTGCCTCAGAACTCGAACAGCTGGAATCGGACGACTCTGgcatcaccgacgacgaagccggacGCAAGCTGACGCAAGGGGATCGACCGTCACGAAAGGCCAGCAAGAAGGCCATGGAAGATATTAATCGGGAGACGCAGCGTATGGCGAGAAACATGCAGCTCACCCACGAGGCGCGAACGAGGAAGAAGATCACCAAGGCCAGCCTATTTGCAAAGTTCAACTTTCGGCCTGCCAGCATCGCACCGGAACCCAAGAAGCACAGTTCCAGCCGGCCATCCTCACCAGTTTCCGACGTGGACATGAAGGATGTCGAAACGCCGCCAAGCTCCCCGCCCGCCGCGAAAGCTACGAGGCATTCGCCAGCTGAGCATGCCACCGATGCCAAAGAGCATAACTCTGACGAGGGGCTTCCCTGCCCAGATGATGTCGTGAACTCGTCACAGCCTTCGGACAAAGTGAAGGGCAAGAGCAAGGACACGGCTCCATCCATCGACCTTGACAAGCCTGCCACGAAACCCCAGCGGCGCGTTCGCGTTCAATTATGCATGGTGAATGCGAACAACAAGGTTACCACTGTCAGCTCTGACGAAGACCTTCTGGTTACTCGGACTACCAAAGAAAGGACCAACGCCGTCTTCGACCGCATTCCGGCCAACGTGGACAGAGAATCGCGCTCTTTGAAAGCCCTTCGAGCTCTGGCCCAAGTCAAATCGCCAGGGAAAAGCAGCCGTCGCGGTGATGACCACGCAACCATGACTTCAGGCGAGCTTCAAGCCCAGCTCTATCTGAAGGCCAGACAGCAGGCTAAGCTTGAGCGCGAGAACCGGCTTGATTTGCTCAAGGCTCAAGGAATCATTGTCCCGACTGCCGACGAGCGCGAACGCCAGGAGCAAGAAGTAGAAGACCTCGTTGCCAAGGCCAGAAAGGAGGCTGAGCAAATCATGCAACAAGAGCGGGCCGACGCCAAGAAGGACGGGCAGGCCAAGGGCGAGGTAGACCCTCTAGCTTGGGACGACAGCGAAGAGGATGAAGAGTACCAGGACTCGACCAACGAAGCGGATGTTGAGGAGTCTGCCATTGAACTCTCTGGTTCCGACGAAAGCGAGgatgaggccgaggacgaggaagaggcaaCGGTGGATGATGTTAAAGTGCTTTttgacgaggacgccgattCGGTATgctccgaggccgagccgcAAACCAACCACGACAGCAAGGAGGATTctggcggcgatgatgacggtgaGCTCCCTGCTCTCAAACAAAGACGGCCTCGCAACCACACTGCCATcctctccgacgacgaagcggagGTTGAGGCAACGCCGCGACCCCCGAGAACGGTTTCCCACACGACCCCTGGAGCACCCAAAACGGTCTCACCGGCCGTTCCCACCTCGGTTCTTCGCTCAGCCAGGAAGACATTTATTCCTGGGCTACCTGTTCAAGGTGCCGCAGGTCTCGGCCTGACGCAAATATTTGCCGGAACTATGGATGACAGTCAACCTGGCTCCTTCTTGGCACCGACTCAGTCCATGATGCCCGACTTTGACCATTTCCCCGACTCCAACTTCTCGGCTACCGCGAACGAAGGTGGGGAAGACGTTATCATGAATTCGCAATGGGATATGACCCAAGGCGCGACACAAGCGCAAGAGAGCCGCTCAGTGCCGTCACCGTCTCAAAGGTGCGGCGTTGATGGCATGACTCCTGGCGACGCCAATACACAAACAACCGAGATGATGGACCTTTCCCAAGACGGTGGACTGGCGACGCATACTCCCATCAGGGACAGATTTGTCGAACCTCCGATTTCTACGGTTGAAACTGTAGCCGCTGATCAGAACGGCGACGCAACTCACGAATCGCCGCTTGTTCGCCGGGGACGACTCCGTCAAAAGATGGCGATGCTAGAGGTCGAGGAAACCACCTCTGCTGTTGCCGACAAGGCTGCGGATAACGCCTTCGGCGTCATGGCGGAGCACGCAAGGAAGGGGAAAGGAAAGCGGCTCGTCGACAACTTTGATCGGAAAAAGACCAAAGCCAAGGAAATGGTGGAGGAACAGGCCGACGAATCCGAAGACGAGTACGCCGGTCTTGgcggtgccgatggcgaggacaGTGACAATGAGTCGGAGGGGTCGGTGCAAGAAatcatcgacgacgaagccggcaaCGACGTTGATGAAGGCAAGCTGGCAGCCTTTTATGCGTAAGCTCCCTTCTCCCCTATGATACCACATTAGGTTGAAAGAGCGAAGCGATGCTAACAATTAGAAGTGACCGGGCGCGAGCCAGCGATGAAAAGGAGGTGGAAAAGCTATTCAAGGACATTACAACGGGTATGCTGCGTCGCAAGCGCGGCGCAGACTACGACCTctccgactcggacgacggcggcgaggcgcgCAGGAGAATGAAGCGTCGGCAGTTTGCCAAGATGCAAAAGGCCCTATTCTCCGATGAGCGCGTCAAGAAGATGGCCGAAAACCCGGGCAACCAGGCCTTCCTCCGCACCATCGAGGAccacggcagcgacgacgacatggacaTGCTCCACGTCGTGGACGGAAACGTGGATCAGCCACAGTCGCAGGATGATACTTCGTCGCAGCCGTCacgggtgacgacgacgattcctGACAGCCAGCCTACCGAGCACCGGGCTCTCGCCGCTTCCGGAGCGAACAGCAGACCCGCGGCGCACATGCGACGCACCAAGGATGGGAGGAAGCCGTCGAATATTGGCGAGGTGCGCGAGACGCTCTCCAACCTCCTCGAAGAGCGCGAGGGGTCCATCGTTCCGGCAACACAGGCTGGATCCGAcagcgagagcgagggtGAGGCTCTCCGCAGCGACAAGGAAAACACGACAGCAAGGGCCAAGTCCTCCGAGGCTGTGGTGGACCGCATAAGGCTCAAGCGCaacggctcgtcggcctcgtcggcgtcaggGTCGCGCCTCGCTTTTGCCGCCAGCGCAAGCAGCTCGTCGTTCAAGGTCCCCGCGCTGCTtcgacgggcgacgaccAACTCGTCGCTCATGTCCGGGTCCGGCaacagcagcggcagcaacagcccgtcgacggcaggaaCTACCACGGctggcggcttcggcgacgaggccaagatcAAGAAGGGCGCTGGGAAGAagagcggcatcggcggtTTCCACCGCGAGACGGAGCAGCGGGCGATGATGAAGGAGAGCGAGCGAAGGAGAGAGCAGAAGAAGGTCAAGGGGGCAGTGAAGAGGGTCGGCATGGTCGGGGGGCTGCTGGGCAGGGGGTCTTTCGAGTGAGCAGCAGCCGCGGACAGCCGCGAAAGCATGATTCTCCACCGCACCGGTTATCATCATGGTTCGGACGGCGTTTGGCATGGGGTGTGCACACTACGTGGTGCGAGGACGGCAGGTTTGGCGTTTCGGCATGCTTACACTACTTTGAAGATCATCATCAAGGAATGGCATACTTCTTCAATGGATGAATAGAATCACCTCACAAGGATGGGCATGCCGTGGGCCCCATACCTGCACTACACGCTCAGACTCTGCTTGATCCGCGAATACAGCGCCATGGATTTTAATGGGCGCGAAGATGGAAtacctaggtacctcttGACATTGCTCAATGAGGGGATATTCGTAAAGTGCCACACAACTCCCCAGGGCATTGGCCACTGCCGACGGTATTCATTTCGAACTCAAGCTCGCATCCGTCGTAAACGTCGTTATCCGaaggcggccacggccagcTCGGGCGTGGCGGTTCGGGTCCATTAAAGCGGCTTCTGTGCCGTCACGGCCAGCAGGTCAAATATGGGGTGGACGTCCTTGCGCCTCGAGGCGGCCCTCACGCGGGCGTTCAtcatctcgacggcggccggggTCCAGCCAAGGACATCGCGCAGCAGGACGTTGGTGAAGGCATCGATGCCCTCGAAGAAGTTGCAGCTCATGAAGGCGCCAATCTCCTTCAAGCGCGGGTCCTTGGGCCAGATGCCGACGGGCAGCTTGAAGCGCTGCTCCTTGATGCGGACGAAGCCAACGTCGCGGGCCCAGCGGGTGAAGTTGGGGGCCGGGTCCAtggggcggccgaggcggtcgcaggcggcggcggtgcagcGCAGGAACTCGACGAGGGGGTTGTCCGggtcgaggctgccgtccTCGGAGTACATGGCGTTGTCGGACTCGTGGAACTCGACCCAGCCGCCGGGCTTGAGGCTGTCGAAGATCTGGCGGAAGAGGCGCGGCCAGTCGCGAATGGAGGCGGCCATGTAGCGGACGTGGATGAAGTCGTAGTGCTCGGGGTGGCTCCaatcgagctcgacgtcgtcgacgatgaagcgGACGTTGTTGGGGACCCAGGTGGGCTGGATGGGGCTGAGATCGTTGCCGGTgatgtcggcgccggggaAGCTGTCGCCCATGCAGATGGGCCagatgccggtgccggtgccgacgtcgaggatgcgCAGGCGATTGGGGTCCGAGAGGGGGGCCACGAAGAGGCGTCTGTTCATGGCGAGGGTGAAGGCGTGGTGGACCATGTCGAGGCGGTCCTGCTCGCGCTCGTCGTTGGGGAAGGAGTAGGTGCCCGACTGGTAGCTGTGGTAGCGACGGCCATTCTTCCACTCATACTGGACGATGCTGCTGCGGAGCGAGGTCGTTGTCGAGGCGACGTCGGTCCCGTCACCCTCGTAGGCCGagtccacctcggccgggtCGATCTCGACACGGCCCTCGACGGAATCCACGACGGACGGGGGCGCCGCGTGGATCGGTTGGTCCATGTCGACAGGCTGGCtcagccggagccggagccggagctcgagcgggagcgggagcggcaGGAGGCGAGCAGGTACGCAGAGGTACGCGTTGACAACTTGCACGGACGGTATGTAGCACAGCGGTGACGAGTCCGTGTCAGGCCGGCCGCgctgcgtcgaggccgatCCTGAAAGAAGCAGCCATGCTGGCGAGGCGAGGGGGGGGACGGACGGTATAAGTACGGGACGCTCGACGGAGCGAGAAGCAGGGTCTGGCCGTGACAAGGAGACGGCTGGCCAAAGcgctgtcgacgccgcccaccCGAGCTCGTCGTTTTGTGGATGGCCTGCACCAACTccaggggggagggagggggggggggttcctCAAGTGGTGTCAGGGTCGAAGTCCGCTGAGCGGCATGCGGCGTGGGGACCAGAGTTTTTGTTGGAGCTCGCGACAATGGCGACAATGGCGGCGGGGGAGGATGATGGATGTGAGGATGAGAAGCGCCCGTTCAGCACTAGCCAATGAGCAGGTGAGCCGGAGGGTGCGGTCGCACTTGCAGAAGCCGAGATGGGCTAGGGCACGGGCACGGCAAGAGCGAAGGGGAATCGGCAGGGAAGAGGGAAGGCGGAAGGCGGAGCGAGGATcgaggacggggacgggaAGGGGATGCCCACCTTCCCTGCTGACGGCAGGAACGGTACCCGTACGTACCTAGATGTAGGAGTACGGGCACGGAGCTCGGGAGCAAGGTCTCTTCACGGCTCTTCACGGGCAggcgcatgtacatggacagcATTGTACCGCTCGGTACGCGCTGCTCGATGCGTCGCTCATGACGGGCAAGCACGGTGCGAGGATTACGCGACTTTGGCAGGTGGGAGAGAGGGTTGACTGCCAGCCGTCATGGATGGACGGAGCAgaggcaagcaagtacgagcgggtgtacatgtacttgctgtacacgATCTTCTTGggtctgtacggagtatacagtacttacttgcatgtacgtacatgccATCACACGCACCGCAAGTGTCCAAGGACCTAAATAGTGGTTACGGAGTAGACGCCATGGGAATTACTTGTAGAGGCGAGGTATGAATGAATTCAAAAGGTAATTCATCAGTAttccgtgcatgcaagtacaccatATTGGCGCAAGTACTTTTGGGCGAGGTATGTGCAAGCAGCTGCCCTGCCTGGCCGTGCTCGCAATAAAGAGTGGGATCTCACAAATCACAATCCATGCTGGCACGGATGCACCTGTCGGGCAATTGTCTGACGGACGCTGAGACACGAATGCCCAGCTTCGCCTCGCGACAGGTCCGGGGAAGCAGGAGGCAGCGGCGAGGTCAGGCCGAATCTTGCTTGCGACCTGCTGCCGCTTCGTCCACGCGCCTGCGAGTATGCATTTTTTTCCCAGCTGCTCTGCCGCGCTGGCCGATGCGGCGGCCATCCAACGACCCGTCATCCAGCCCGGTCGCCGTCCGTGGTGCGCCGAGAACGATGGGTCGGATATCcctcgccgctcgccgctcgcAGCCGGACTGGCATTCTGCGGTTGCTGGTCCTGCCGCCCATTCACCTTGACCACGGCCATGATGCTGTGGTTTCATTTATTTCGGGGGGGCTGCGACTTTATTTTCATGCAGCTTAGCTTCTTCGATCCGTGCACCCGCGGCGCCTGACCTGCCATGTTCCATCGTAGTCTCGACTCTTCCGCCGTACCGCCCATCACCGCTCATTTCACGACACGCAAGCAAGCATTCGCCGCCCTTTTGCAGTCGCGGCATCAAATTTCGGACACGGACGCACCGCGTCCAGTCTTCCTTCTCGCCGGCTGAGTCAAGTTCGAAATGAGATTCCTCCCATCGGGAGCCACATTTCCGCCGTTGGCCGagggggcggcggaggagagccTACAGCTGCATGGAAGTGCATGCAGGGACGGAGCGAGCAAGGGAAAAATACAAAAGCACAAGTCGAGCAGAAAGACGGCTAGAAAATGCCATGCTGAACGTCCACGGCCTCGATACGGTCAAGGC of the Drechmeria coniospora strain ARSEF 6962 chromosome 01, whole genome shotgun sequence genome contains:
- a CDS encoding myo-inositol-phosphate synthase, with amino-acid sequence MAPHAQVSTGSSNGPTQANGHDQANAKAATFVVRSPNVSYTDDEIKSKYTYRTTSVETDVDGNHVATPKEVLYDFKVDRKVPKLGMMLVGWGGNNGTTVTAGILANRRRLVWDTKEGPREANYYGSVVMGSTMKLGTDAKTSKEVNIPFHNVLPMVHPDHLVIGGWDISSMNLAKAMDRAQVLEPTLKAQVRKEMAEMVPLPSIYYPDFIAANQEDRADNLLEGSRASTAHVEKLRQDIRDFKAGNDLDKVIVMWTANTERYADIVPGVNDTADNLLASIDRGHDEVSPSTVFAVACILEKTPFINGSPQNTFVPGALELAERHDSFIGGDDFKSGQTKMKSALVDFLINAGIKLTSIASYNHLGNNDGKNLSSQKQFRSKEISKSNVVDDMVEANTVLYKKGEHPDHCVVIKYMPAVADNKRALDEYYAEIFLGGHQTISLFNICEDSLLASPLIIDLVILAEMMTRIQWKSSGAEGGYKNFHSVLSVLSYMLKAPMTPPGTPVVNSLAKQRAALTNIFRACVGLEPESDMTLEHKLF
- a CDS encoding methyltransferase domain-containing protein, which encodes MDQPIHAAPPSVVDSVEGRVEIDPAEVDSAYEGDGTDVASTTTSLRSSIVQYEWKNGRRYHSYQSGTYSFPNDEREQDRLDMVHHAFTLAMNRRLFVAPLSDPNRLRILDVGTGTGIWPICMGDSFPGADITGNDLSPIQPTWVPNNVRFIVDDVELDWSHPEHYDFIHVRYMAASIRDWPRLFRQIFDSLKPGGWVEFHESDNAMYSEDGSLDPDNPLVEFLRCTAAACDRLGRPMDPAPNFTRWARDVGFVRIKEQRFKLPVGIWPKDPRLKEIGAFMSCNFFEGIDAFTNVLLRDVLGWTPAAVEMMNARVRAASRRKDVHPIFDLLAVTAQKPL